CGAACACGCGCGCCGGCATGGGTGAAGTGAGGTTCAGCGGGACTGTCGAACGCACCAGATTCGAGATCTATGGTCTTGAACGTAGGTGGGATTGGTGTCTCAAAGACAACGGCTTTGAGTGCGCCTTCGTGATCTCCGCTGATGGTGGAGGCCGCTACTACAATTTCCGTGGCAGTGCACCGGACAAGGACGGACGGAGATCTGCGAAGCCTACCGATCTGTTCAAGTGCTCACGGATGTGACTTATGTTCTTTCCACGAGTGTAGCGGTCACTGCCGTCGCCCATCACGATTGAACCCTCCGTCGATGCGCCTGTGGGGTTCCAGCTACCGGTTCACGTCCGTCAGGGCGCGGGCTGCCGCGGCTCAAACTCTGATTTCTGAGGTGGTCCTGGTTCGTAGGGCAGTTTGGCACTGTTCGCGACGGGCTTACGGCTTACGCTCTACTGCCGTGGAGTCCCCAGTCCCCGCTTCCGCAGGGTCATTATTCACGCCGAGTCGAGGGTGCGCAAGGAGGGCTGTTGCCAACAAGAAATCAACTATTGAGCCGCAACACTAGTGACCCTCGGCCGGACGTTCCGCGAGCCGGACGTCGAACGACAGGAACCGGTCGAAGAGCGCGGTCTTCCGCCAACACCGGGCATCATCGAGGAAATCCAGCGGCAACCGCCATTCGAGCAGCCCGAACCAACGCAACGGCCCGAGGGCGCGTCCCGAAAACATCGTGCCCTCCGCATTCCAGTGCATGTTCGCCACCGAATCGTCGTGAATGGCGCAAAGGGTGGCGAGCGTGCGCACGCTCTGCCACTCCCCGGCCATGTGGGAGAGGCCCCACAGGATCACGCCCATGTCGTCCTGCGGCCACCTCCCCGGTAACCCGCGAGGAAACGTCTGGACGAAGCGCCAGAGTTCGGCGTGCCAGAACACGTGCCGGAACAGGATCGCCTGAAGCGCGCCCCGCCTTCCCGGCCCCAGCATCTCCCGCCCCAGGGCGGTCACCTGGCACACGCCCGCCCGTCCCTCCAGCAGCCCAGCCATGTCCAGCAGACGATGCAGCAGATGGAGTTCCCACACATCACCCTCGCGAAACGCCTTTCCCATGCGGAAATGCTCGGTCGCCTCCATCCCGGGCCAGGTCATCGACTCGCGCATCGCCGCGACCGCATCCCGCCCGAAGTTCCCCTTGCCGGTGAGCCGCAGCGACCCGTCCCTGTCCACCCGATCGAGCACGATCAGCGCATTGCGCACGAATGCCGACTCACCGAAAGCTTCGTCCGGAAGGTCGGCCGCGAGCCTGAGCGTGCGGTTCGCGGCCGACGGCTCGGCGCGAAGCGCTTCGACGCTCCCCGGCTCAAGAAGCCTCCACACCGGTTCCACGCCGCCGGGCCACTCCGAAAGATCCGTCCTCATCGCGGTCTCCGCCACGGATCATACATCACAGGTGGGCCATGGAAACGCAAGCAGGGCATGGCTCCCGATGCTTTCCGCGACACACTCTGGCGCCGCCAGGGCGAGGTAGTCGCCGGCTCGCCCGTCGCTGCGTCCCGTCACGGACCTCGCCGTTACGCTCGACAGCGATACCACCGGAGATCACGGCCGCGCCTTCGAGGCCCTGTGATCAACAGTTCCAGGATTTCCGCGCAACCCCCCGGTGATCCGGCCTGGGATCTGGCACTGGAAGAAGAGTAGAAGGGCCAGCCTTCGGCGGGGGCGGCCGGACGGTCCCGAGAGAGACCGCGCCGCGCCGACTTCCCGCTCCCGGAGGTTGCGCCATGACCGTTCCCGACAACATTTCCGCGGACTACACGCTCCCCCCGAGCAAGCTCGCTTCGGTGCTCGCACTCCTGGTCGAGGCCCGCCAGCCGGCGGTGGTATGGGGGCCGCCCGGAGCCGCCAAGAGCCAGATAGCCCAGCAGGTCGCTGCGGCCACGAACCGCCGGTACGTCGACGTCCGGGCTCTTCTGCTCGATCCCGTCGATCTCCGCGGCATCCCCTGGCGCGACGCCGACGACCGCACCCGCTGGGCTCCGCCCGCCTTCCTGCCTCCGTCCGACGATCCCGGCCGGTGGCTCATCAACCTCGAAGAGCTGCCCTCCGCTGTCCCGATGGTTCAGGCGGCCCTGTACCAGCTGGTGCTCGACCGCAAGGTGGGCGAGTACGAGCTTCCCGAGGGCGCCTCGCTCATTGCCTGCGGCAACCGTGAAACGGACCGCGGCGTCGTCCACCGCATGCCCACCCCTTTGGCCTCGCGATTCGTTCACGTCGAGATCCGTGTCGATGCGGAGGACTGGCTCGAGTGGGGTGCCGCCAACGGCATCGTTCCCGAGGTACTATTTTTTGTCACGTACGAACCGGACCTCCTGCACCGCTTCGACCCTCAGTCCACGGAGAAAGCTTTTCCGTGCCCAAGGACGTGGGAATTTGTCAGCAACATCGTCAAGCACCGGAACGGGCTCGATCCGGCAACGGAGCGGGCGCTTTTCCGGGGGACCGTGGGCGAGGCGGCGGCAGTGGAGTTCTCGGCGTTCCTGAACGTCTGGCGCGAACTGCCCCATCCGAGAGCGGTCCTGAACGACCCCGGGAACGCGGCCATCCCCGAGAACGCCAGCGCGCTGATGGCGCTCTGCGGCTCACTCTACCGTCTTGCGACGGACGTCACCATCGACGCCATCGTCACCTTCGCCCAGCGGCTCAGGCGGGAGGTGGGAGAGTCGCTGGTGGGCGCGTGCGTGCGCCGCGACCCGGCGCTCCAGCGCTCCCCGGCCTTCATCCGCTGGGCCGCCGCCAAGACACAGTGAGGGGGAAGGCCATGCACTGGAGAATCGCACATTATCCGGCGGGCGACGCCCCCTCGCGCGGCTACGTCGTGCGGGCGTGCAGCCGCGAGGCCGCACGGCGGAAGCTGGGCGCTGCAATCAACGTCCCCCTGTGGACCCTCAGGTAGCCCGAAAGGAGGAACCCATGGACCTCAACCGCGACGCCATGCTGGTCGGCCTGCACATCAGCGCCTGGTCCGGCCGGCTCTATGACCGGGAGGCGAGCGACCATGTCGCCGTCCACCACGACGCCAGCACCAGCGCTGGCCGGTACAACAAGCGGCTTCTCCCCAAGGCGGCCCTGGCGCCGCTCAACGCCGTCATGAACGAGAGCCGCACACAGCACTACGCCCAGTCCATGCCCTGGGACGACAAGGGCTCGCGCCTCCTCACCGTCGCCAACTACGACCGCTACACCGAGGTCATGGACGGGTTCCGGGAACGGCTGGTGCGCCAGCGCGCCCGCTTCATCGAGGACTACGACGACTACGTGGAGCAGGCCCGGATCGACCTGGGCAAGCTCTTCCGCATCGAGGACTATCCCTCGAAGGAGGAACTCCGGGACAGGTTCTCCATCCGCTACCGCATCACGTCGGTGCCGGACGCCGACCACTTCATCGCCACGCTCGCATCCGAAGACACCGAGCGGGTGAAGCGCGACATCGAGCGGCACATCGAAGAGCAGCTCCACGACGCCGTGGGGGACCTCTACCGGCGGCTGGCCGAAGCGGTGGAGCGGGTCTCGGAGCGTCTGCAAGAGGACGACGACGGCAAGCCCCTGGTGTTCCGGGACACCATGATCTCCAACGTCCAGGACGTGGTGGACGTCGTTCCCCGGCTCAACATCTTCGGCGACCAGAGGCTCGCGCGGCTGTGTGAGCAGGTGAAGGACAGGATCGCGGGGGTGGAGCCGGATTCCCTCCGTCCGTCCGGTGCCTTCGACCCCGTTGTCCGGGCGCAGGTGAAGCGCGACGCCGACGCGCTCATGGAGCAGTTCGCGGGCTACCTCCCGGCACCGCAGGCCGAAACGGCGCGGCAGGTAGCGTGATGTCACCCGGCGCGCTCAGGGAATCCGCAATCCGGGTCAGCGATTGCGTGACCGGGCTCCTGCAGAAGCAGCCCTTCTTCGGGAGCCTCGTCCTGAGGCTCCCGCTCCGCGCCGACCCCACGCGCCGGACACTGGCGAGCGACGGCCGGGAGATCCGCTACTCGCCCGACTGGGTGGCAGAGACCGACGCCCACCTGATCGAGACCGCGATGGCGCGCGTGGTGATGGCCTGCGCCTTGAAACACCACACCCGCCGGGGAGAGCGGGACCCGGAACGCTGGCAGACGGCCTCGCAGCTCGTCACCCATGCGCTCTTGCGCGATGCCGGCTTTGCGCTTCCGCCCGAGGCAGAAGCCTGGGAGGACCTGAGCGTGGAGCAGGCATACGACCGCCTGCCCGAGCCCGGGGACGGCGATCCCGGTAACGACGGCAGTCCAGCCCAGGGTGGCGCCAACGGCACGGACACCGCCGGCCAGCCGACGCCCGACGACGACGGCGATGAATCCAGCGATCCGTCGGATCCCGTCGGTGACGGCCAGGAGAAGAGCCCTCAGGATCGGGACGGCGCATCCGGTGCGCCGCCGAGCCATGATCCTTCCGGTACAGGCGAGGTCATGGACGCCGACTGCCGCGCAAGCGACGGCTCCGGTTCCGGCGAGGCGCCCGTGGACACCGCCGCCGAGGAGCAGGCCTGGGACGAGGCCATGCACCAGGCCCTCAGCATCGCCAGGGCCGAGGGCAAGGCGCCAGGCGGCGTCGAGGAGACCGTCCGGAACGCGCACGCGAGTGCGGTCGACTGGCGGACGCTGCTGCGCCGCTACATGACCGACGCCGCCAGCCGCGACTACAGCTGGAGCGTGCCCAACCGCCGCTTCATCGACTCGGGCCTCTACCTCCCCTCGATCCGCTCCGAAGGTATCGACACAATTGCGGTCATCATCGACACTTCGGGCTCGCTCCCGGCCCGGACTCTCGCAGAGTTCTGGGCGGAGCTCCGCGAGATCGCCGCCGAAATCAGGCCGGAAAGAGTCTTCGTGCTCCATGTGGACGCCGCCCTGCGGGACGCGGCCGAGTACACGGCTGACGAGCTCCCCGAGGAGATCACACTCAAGGGCCGGGGCGGCACCGACTTCCGCCCGGGCTTCGAGTGGCTCGACGAGCAGGGGATACAGCCCGCGGTGTGCCTCTATTTCACGGACATGGAGTGCTCGAGCTACCCGGAGAGCCAGCCCTCCTTCGATGTGATCTGGGTCAGCTACGGGCCTCCCCCGTCGGAGCGGAACCGGGAGCCGTGGGGCGAACGCATTGACATTGGCCGCTGAGATGTCCGGCAGAGGGGCGGCTGCCCGAAGTGCGGGGCCTCCGCGATGGTCCAACACTCGACGGGGACAGGCGAAGGCCGTGCGTCGGGACCGTGGCGCGGCGCCGGATCGGGACCGTGCCGCGCGCATGCTTCTCGGCCCGGACCCCGCTCCCTGTCGGCCATCCCGGGCATCTTCCTGCGGCTCGCCGGCGGCAGCGCCAGGAGCCAGACACTGCCGGAATGAGCGAATCCGCGATCATTACGCCGAATCCACGGCATTCCGATCCCGAACACGCGCATGCACCACGAAATGAACCCCTGTCTCATCGAGACAGACATACTCGGCGACACATTGGTCTGCTAGTATCCTACGGGTTGTCACTTCGGGC
This region of Deltaproteobacteria bacterium genomic DNA includes:
- a CDS encoding MoxR family ATPase codes for the protein MTVPDNISADYTLPPSKLASVLALLVEARQPAVVWGPPGAAKSQIAQQVAAATNRRYVDVRALLLDPVDLRGIPWRDADDRTRWAPPAFLPPSDDPGRWLINLEELPSAVPMVQAALYQLVLDRKVGEYELPEGASLIACGNRETDRGVVHRMPTPLASRFVHVEIRVDAEDWLEWGAANGIVPEVLFFVTYEPDLLHRFDPQSTEKAFPCPRTWEFVSNIVKHRNGLDPATERALFRGTVGEAAAVEFSAFLNVWRELPHPRAVLNDPGNAAIPENASALMALCGSLYRLATDVTIDAIVTFAQRLRREVGESLVGACVRRDPALQRSPAFIRWAAAKTQ
- a CDS encoding VWA-like domain-containing protein, whose translation is MSPGALRESAIRVSDCVTGLLQKQPFFGSLVLRLPLRADPTRRTLASDGREIRYSPDWVAETDAHLIETAMARVVMACALKHHTRRGERDPERWQTASQLVTHALLRDAGFALPPEAEAWEDLSVEQAYDRLPEPGDGDPGNDGSPAQGGANGTDTAGQPTPDDDGDESSDPSDPVGDGQEKSPQDRDGASGAPPSHDPSGTGEVMDADCRASDGSGSGEAPVDTAAEEQAWDEAMHQALSIARAEGKAPGGVEETVRNAHASAVDWRTLLRRYMTDAASRDYSWSVPNRRFIDSGLYLPSIRSEGIDTIAVIIDTSGSLPARTLAEFWAELREIAAEIRPERVFVLHVDAALRDAAEYTADELPEEITLKGRGGTDFRPGFEWLDEQGIQPAVCLYFTDMECSSYPESQPSFDVIWVSYGPPPSERNREPWGERIDIGR